In Campylobacter vicugnae, a genomic segment contains:
- a CDS encoding MlaC/ttg2D family ABC transporter substrate-binding protein — protein sequence MRKVFILLFLICSISFGIELKSIDETLKSDFKKALNIMADSKISKEQKPLELFKLFDAYFDYSLMARLSLSKLYKTLNKAEQDEFIKLFVANLKTSFTQKLGYYSDQEIEFVKGELTNKNRYNVHAIIKNKSENYPLIFKFHPANGSDYLIYDVDILDVSIIQSYRSQFSDLSQSAGFNEITKRLQSVSLDNNTTTK from the coding sequence ATGAGAAAAGTTTTTATTTTATTGTTTTTAATTTGCTCAATATCTTTTGGTATAGAGCTTAAAAGTATTGATGAGACTCTAAAGAGTGATTTTAAAAAAGCGTTAAACATAATGGCTGATAGCAAGATAAGTAAAGAGCAAAAACCACTTGAGCTTTTTAAGCTTTTTGATGCATATTTTGATTACTCTTTGATGGCTAGATTATCGCTATCTAAGCTATATAAAACACTTAATAAGGCTGAACAGGATGAGTTTATAAAGCTTTTTGTAGCAAATTTAAAAACCTCTTTTACTCAAAAACTTGGATATTATAGCGATCAAGAGATTGAGTTTGTAAAGGGTGAATTAACTAATAAAAATAGATACAATGTCCATGCAATTATAAAAAATAAGAGCGAGAATTACCCTTTAATTTTTAAATTTCATCCAGCTAATGGAAGTGATTATCTCATATATGATGTAGATATTTTAGATGTAAGTATAATCCAAAGTTATAGAAGTCAATTTAGCGATTTATCGCAAAGTGCTGGGTTTAATGAGATAACTAAACGCCTCCAAAGTGTCTCACTTGATAACAATACAACTACTAAATGA
- a CDS encoding MlaA family lipoprotein, which produces MARIFLASFIFLISCFADDIDSFEDEYATSSFDPLSGYNRVMTEFNHVVYQNILIPTFKGYDYIMPDPAQDAISNFFDNLMFPIRLVNNLLQFKFAAAGEETLRFIANTIIGFGGISDAATNVYGLKKHDEDFGQTLGYWGIGSGFPIVLPILGQTNLRDLVGMGGDFFINPLTYTNEVFTDDGNKYFHLNLAAKSWQIINDGSMDPELYNKLTSGAIDLYSFIKDGYEQRRNAQIQE; this is translated from the coding sequence ATGGCTAGGATTTTTTTGGCTAGTTTTATATTTTTAATTAGCTGTTTTGCTGATGATATTGATTCATTTGAAGATGAGTATGCTACTAGTAGTTTTGATCCACTTAGTGGATATAATAGGGTTATGACTGAGTTTAATCATGTTGTATATCAAAATATCTTGATACCAACATTTAAAGGCTATGATTATATAATGCCAGACCCGGCTCAAGATGCTATAAGTAATTTTTTTGATAATTTAATGTTTCCAATTAGGCTAGTTAATAATCTTTTACAGTTTAAATTTGCAGCAGCTGGAGAGGAGACACTCAGATTTATTGCTAATACTATTATTGGTTTTGGCGGTATAAGCGATGCTGCAACTAATGTTTATGGGCTTAAAAAACATGATGAAGACTTTGGCCAGACGCTAGGATATTGGGGAATTGGTAGTGGCTTTCCTATAGTATTGCCTATTTTAGGACAGACAAATTTAAGAGATTTAGTAGGAATGGGCGGAGATTTTTTCATAAATCCATTAACCTATACAAATGAAGTTTTTACCGATGATGGAAATAAATATTTTCACCTAAATTTAGCTGCAAAATCATGGCAGATAATCAACGACGGCTCTATGGATCCAGAGTTGTATAATAAATTAACTAGTGGCGCAATTGATCTATATTCATTTATTAAAGATGGATATGAACAACGCAGAAATGCACAAATTCAGGAGTAA
- a CDS encoding TOBE domain-containing protein, with protein sequence MKARINLELFLDDEVALLPKHIKLLKALDETKSITRAAAAVDISYKNAWDCLDLINSKAKEPLIARVNGKRKNSGSELSAYAKDIIDMYEAILKIQNNLLDEICSNPDIHAINNLKRNNMKLSAKNQLQATITDINIGAVNAQITAKLSDGTLLKSIITIDSQKELNLEVGKEVLFIFKASSVILAKSDDNELKISASNKLKGKVAKATIGAVNAQITIDIGDNKLIYATLTNESAQDMRINVGDEVELFIKASQIIIATQA encoded by the coding sequence ATGAAAGCTAGGATAAATCTTGAGCTATTTTTAGATGATGAAGTAGCCCTTTTGCCAAAACATATCAAACTTCTAAAAGCCCTAGATGAGACTAAGAGCATCACTAGAGCCGCAGCTGCAGTAGATATATCATATAAAAATGCCTGGGACTGCCTAGATCTAATCAACTCTAAAGCCAAAGAGCCATTAATTGCTAGAGTAAATGGCAAGAGAAAAAATAGTGGTAGTGAGCTTAGTGCATATGCAAAAGATATTATAGATATGTATGAGGCGATTTTAAAAATTCAAAATAATTTATTAGATGAAATCTGTAGCAATCCAGATATTCACGCCATAAATAATTTAAAAAGGAACAATATGAAGCTAAGCGCTAAAAATCAACTTCAAGCTACAATCACAGATATAAATATCGGTGCAGTAAATGCGCAAATCACAGCTAAATTAAGTGATGGAACATTGCTAAAATCCATAATCACAATAGATAGCCAAAAAGAGTTAAACTTAGAAGTTGGAAAAGAGGTTTTATTTATCTTTAAAGCTTCAAGTGTAATTTTAGCTAAAAGCGATGATAATGAGCTTAAAATTTCTGCATCAAATAAACTAAAAGGCAAAGTAGCTAAAGCTACAATAGGCGCAGTAAATGCACAAATTACCATAGATATAGGAGATAATAAACTAATCTATGCAACTCTAACAAATGAATCAGCTCAAGATATGAGAATTAATGTCGGTGATGAAGTTGAGCTATTTATCAAAGCTAGTCAAATTATCATAGCGACACAGGCTTAG
- the modA gene encoding molybdate ABC transporter substrate-binding protein — protein sequence MRSIFLLLAFAVCSFASTLNVAAAANAAYVLEEIKSEFIKLHPDAKINITLGSSGKLVAQIKNGAPFDLFLSANIDFADVLYKDGFALNKPVIYTSGSVAILSVRGYEPSLNSLKNKDIKTIIIANPKTAPYGAATIEAFKNAGIYDEIKDKIIEANSIGDALNQTIKAGDIGFVAASALKAEQMLQYTNYAILDGSLHTSIDQAMVILNHGKENKLAKDFYDYLLSKPAQDIFVKFGYKAIN from the coding sequence ATGAGATCAATTTTTCTACTTTTAGCTTTTGCGGTTTGCTCTTTTGCTTCAACACTCAATGTAGCCGCAGCGGCAAATGCAGCCTATGTCTTAGAAGAGATAAAAAGCGAATTTATCAAACTTCACCCAGATGCTAAAATCAACATCACACTAGGCTCAAGCGGTAAATTAGTAGCCCAAATCAAAAATGGTGCCCCTTTTGATCTATTTTTAAGCGCAAATATAGATTTTGCTGATGTATTATATAAAGATGGTTTTGCCCTTAATAAACCTGTTATTTATACTAGCGGAAGCGTGGCTATTTTGAGCGTTAGAGGCTATGAACCAAGCCTAAACTCATTAAAAAACAAAGATATAAAAACAATAATAATAGCCAACCCAAAAACCGCCCCATACGGCGCCGCCACGATAGAAGCATTTAAAAATGCCGGAATTTATGATGAGATTAAAGATAAAATCATTGAAGCAAATAGCATAGGCGATGCTCTAAATCAAACTATAAAAGCTGGTGATATCGGTTTTGTCGCAGCTAGTGCTTTAAAGGCTGAACAGATGCTACAATATACAAATTATGCTATTTTAGATGGCTCACTTCATACTAGTATAGACCAAGCAATGGTAATCTTAAATCATGGTAAAGAAAATAAATTAGCTAAAGATTTTTATGATTACTTGCTTAGCAAACCGGCTCAAGATATATTTGTTAAATTTGGATATAAAGCGATTAATTAG